The segment CTTTTCCAACCTATCCGGAGGGATTTCCGAGTGAGGTAATAGAGAAATTTTGTAAAGGTGTAGGAATTGATGATGTGCTTTGTAATCAACCCTATTCCGGCACTCAAGTGATTGCTGATTACGGGGAAGAACATCTGGAAACAGGAAATCCCATCGTTTATACCTCTGCCGACAGCGTATTCCAGGTTGCGTGTCATGTGGATGTAGCTCCGATTGAACAGCTTTACGAGTGGTGCAATTTTGCCAGAAAAAAAGTGATGGTCGGTGAACATGGCGTTGGGAGGGTGATTGCTCGGCCTTTTTATGGAGAGCCGGGATCTTTTGAGCGAATTTCAGAAAAACGGCATGATTATTCTCTCGTCCCCCCGGAGCCAAATCTGCTTTCTGTTTTACAGGAAAATAAAATTCCGATCTACTCCATTGGGAAAGTGATTGATCTTTTTGCAGATCATTATTTTACACAGTATCGAAAAACAAGTGATAATGCAGAGGGAATTTCTCAACTGCTGAGCCTGATGAGTGCCAATATTCAGAACAGTTTTACATTTATAAACTTGATTGATACAGATCAGAAATATGGCCACCGGCAGGATCCCGAAGGGTATGGCAGATGCCTTGAAGAGATTGACCGGGCCCTACCGGCTATGTTAGATAAACTCCTGGAAGACGACCTATTGATTATTTCAGGAGATCATGGAAACGACCCGGCTGATGATAGTACGGATCACACACGTGAATTCGTCCCGATTCTTAGCCTATAAAAAAGGAGCAGAAAAGGGGGTTAATTTAGGAACCCTGGAAACTTTTTCAGATGCTTCAGCTACAATTTTAGACGTGCATAAAGTGGAAAATAGCTTGCAGGGAGATTCCTTTTTGAGCAGTCTATAAAATAGATCGTATGGTTTTCTTATAGTGTCAATAATTCATATCTTTTAAAGATTGTTTAACTACCTCCTTTTATATACGAAACTCGGTTTCTGTTCGTAGTTAAACCGAAGTAAATAATCGAATCTTAACTTAGATTTAAAATATAGTGGCTAAAAGTTCAGGCATCTCTACTCGCGAATCAGAATCACTGGATCGCTATCTACACGAAATTGGAAAAGAGAAACTCATTACCCCGGAAGACGAAGTACGTCTTGCCAAAGAAATTCAAAAAGGATCTCAACGAGCTCTT is part of the Balneolaceae bacterium genome and harbors:
- a CDS encoding phosphopentomutase, producing the protein MPRTFLLIIDGLGVGAQEDAHLYGDENADTLGNVSRIAKVKLPNFERLGLGNIRKFESIRSVDSPKASFGKMREVSAGKDSTTGHWEFAGIHLEQPFPTYPEGFPSEVIEKFCKGVGIDDVLCNQPYSGTQVIADYGEEHLETGNPIVYTSADSVFQVACHVDVAPIEQLYEWCNFARKKVMVGEHGVGRVIARPFYGEPGSFERISEKRHDYSLVPPEPNLLSVLQENKIPIYSIGKVIDLFADHYFTQYRKTSDNAEGISQLLSLMSANIQNSFTFINLIDTDQKYGHRQDPEGYGRCLEEIDRALPAMLDKLLEDDLLIISGDHGNDPADDSTDHTREFVPILSL